A single window of Sphingobacterium sp. ML3W DNA harbors:
- a CDS encoding alanine dehydrogenase: MSDLSKLASQAMIQPQETLLANSSREKRLFIGIPKEIAFQERRICLTPLSVGLLVENGHEVVLETGAGIGSNFMDHHYSEQGARIVSSAEEVYQADCIVKISAPTLVEVGMMKQNQILMSSLQPSLLELPVLRALIQKKITALSYEYLRDEGGCLAVVRAMSEIVGATSTLIASEYLSNSFGGKGLMLGGITGVPPTEMVIIGAGTVGEYAARTAIALGAQVKVFDNSIYKLRRLQNNLGSRVYTSIIQPTILNKAVKSCDVVIGALRSKNGRTPCIISDETVSEMKPNAVIIDVSIDQGGCFETSRITTHDRPTFIKYDVIHYCVPNIASRVARSATYALTNIFTPILLDIAEQGGVKNVIWRNAGIRCATYLYQGVLTNKDIASKFDMTAKDLDLIIVTNL, translated from the coding sequence ATTGGCAAGTCAGGCGATGATACAGCCACAAGAGACTTTGTTAGCAAATTCTTCTCGGGAAAAAAGACTGTTTATTGGTATTCCAAAAGAAATAGCTTTTCAAGAAAGAAGGATTTGTTTGACACCTTTATCGGTCGGTCTTTTAGTAGAAAATGGTCATGAAGTTGTTTTGGAAACTGGTGCAGGTATTGGTTCTAACTTTATGGATCATCACTACAGTGAACAAGGTGCTCGCATTGTCTCCTCAGCCGAGGAGGTATATCAAGCAGATTGTATCGTGAAAATATCGGCTCCAACCTTAGTTGAAGTTGGTATGATGAAACAAAATCAGATTTTGATGTCTTCCCTTCAACCATCATTATTGGAGCTACCGGTTCTTCGTGCGCTAATTCAAAAGAAAATAACGGCTTTATCTTATGAATATTTACGTGATGAAGGTGGCTGTCTAGCTGTTGTTAGAGCAATGAGCGAAATCGTTGGCGCTACCTCTACGCTAATAGCTTCGGAGTACTTAAGTAATAGTTTTGGGGGCAAGGGTCTTATGCTAGGGGGTATTACAGGTGTGCCGCCAACAGAGATGGTTATAATAGGTGCTGGAACGGTAGGGGAGTATGCTGCTCGAACCGCAATTGCCTTAGGCGCACAGGTGAAAGTCTTCGATAATTCAATTTATAAATTGCGACGATTACAGAATAATTTGGGAAGTCGCGTGTATACTTCCATTATCCAACCGACTATTCTTAATAAAGCAGTTAAAAGTTGTGATGTGGTTATTGGTGCCTTGCGTTCAAAAAATGGAAGAACACCTTGTATCATATCCGACGAGACCGTTTCTGAGATGAAGCCTAATGCGGTTATCATAGATGTCAGTATCGACCAAGGAGGGTGTTTTGAAACTTCCCGTATTACGACTCATGATAGACCAACCTTTATTAAGTACGATGTTATCCATTATTGCGTACCCAATATCGCCTCTCGAGTTGCGCGATCCGCTACGTATGCTTTGACTAATATTTTTACACCTATATTATTGGATATTGCAGAGCAGGGAGGAGTGAAAAATGTCATTTGGAGAAATGCAGGAATTAGATGCGCAACCTATCTATATCAAGGAGTATTAACAAACAAAGATATTGCCTCGAAATTTGATATGACTGCGAAGGACTTAGATTTAATTATTGTGACCAATTTGTAG